A genome region from Segatella copri includes the following:
- a CDS encoding endonuclease MutS2, whose product MIYPDNFENKIGFNEIRKMLRERCLSPLGKEQVDKMAFSSDAEQVNEWLMQVREFRRLMEEVEDFPLQYFYDVRESILRIRVENSHLEEDELFDLRRSLSTIADMVKILNHSDDDDEPEDGWKREKKYPYPALHRLSQDVVTFPQLIQRIDQILDKFGKIRDNATPELLQIRRELAKTEGSISRTLYSILRSAQSEGIVEKDVTPTLRDGRLVIPVIPTLKRKIKGIVHEESATGKTVFIEPTEVVEANNRVRELEGEERKEIIRILTDFTNKVRPYSKEILDSYRFLAIIDLIQAKQKLADIFKAIEPEVEDHPHIDWTRAIHPLLQLSLQKKNEKVVPLDIMLTQDKRILIISGPNAGGKSVCLKTVGLLQYMLQCGLSIPVSERSKTGVFQNIMIDIGDEQSLENDLSTYSSHLLNMKNMMKAANSETIILIDEFGTGTEPGIGGAIAEAVLDKFCKQQAYGVITTHYQNLKHFADSHEGVVNGAMLYDRHEMKALFQLAIGRPGSSFAIEIARKIGLPEEVIKEASDIVGSEYIQSDKYLQDIVRDKRYWENKRQNIHQREKDMEKTISKYENDIEDIERSRKAILKKAKEEAAELLKESNKRIENAIREIKESQAEKEETRRIRQELDTFKQEVQEIDTKETDDKIARKIAQIQQRKERHAKRQAEKKENQEKAAAALRNAQNKTQVDSKRDIQIGDTVRIKGLTTVGKIENITGDTATAVFGGMRTKMRLNRLEHATTPVENADKTEERKENLASYGISKETRKTIDSHKSNFHQDLDVRGMRGDEALNAVQYFIDDAILVGMPRVRILHGKGNGILRQLIRQYLSSVPNVTHYADEHVQFGGSGITVVDF is encoded by the coding sequence ATGATATATCCAGATAATTTTGAAAATAAGATAGGATTCAATGAAATCCGCAAGATGCTGCGCGAAAGATGCCTCTCTCCACTCGGAAAGGAACAGGTAGACAAGATGGCATTCAGCAGCGATGCAGAACAAGTTAACGAATGGCTCATGCAGGTGCGTGAGTTCCGCAGACTGATGGAGGAAGTAGAAGACTTTCCCCTACAATATTTCTATGATGTAAGGGAGAGCATCCTCCGTATCCGTGTAGAAAACAGTCACCTGGAGGAGGACGAGCTGTTTGACTTGCGACGTTCACTATCTACCATAGCAGATATGGTGAAAATATTGAATCACAGCGATGATGATGACGAGCCGGAAGACGGATGGAAAAGAGAGAAAAAGTATCCCTACCCAGCCCTACATCGCCTTTCACAGGATGTAGTTACTTTTCCACAACTGATTCAGCGCATCGACCAGATACTTGACAAATTCGGCAAGATAAGAGATAACGCAACCCCTGAACTTCTTCAGATTCGCAGAGAACTGGCAAAGACAGAGGGCAGCATATCACGTACCTTATATAGTATATTGCGCTCGGCACAAAGTGAAGGCATCGTAGAAAAAGATGTTACCCCTACCCTGCGTGACGGCAGACTGGTTATTCCCGTCATCCCTACTCTAAAACGTAAAATCAAAGGTATCGTACACGAAGAGAGTGCCACAGGTAAAACTGTCTTTATAGAACCTACCGAGGTAGTAGAGGCAAACAACCGTGTACGTGAACTGGAGGGTGAAGAGAGAAAGGAAATCATTCGCATCCTCACCGACTTTACCAACAAGGTACGCCCATACTCCAAGGAAATTCTGGACAGTTACCGTTTCCTTGCCATCATTGACCTGATACAAGCCAAGCAAAAACTGGCTGATATCTTCAAAGCCATAGAACCCGAGGTAGAAGACCACCCACACATAGACTGGACCCGTGCGATACACCCATTATTGCAGCTATCTCTACAGAAAAAAAACGAGAAAGTAGTTCCGTTGGATATCATGCTTACACAGGACAAACGCATTCTTATCATCTCCGGTCCAAATGCAGGCGGCAAATCTGTCTGCCTGAAAACCGTCGGATTATTACAATATATGCTGCAATGCGGTTTGAGCATCCCTGTAAGTGAGCGTTCAAAGACAGGTGTTTTCCAAAACATCATGATTGATATCGGTGACGAACAGAGTCTGGAGAACGACTTGAGTACCTACTCATCTCATCTTCTGAACATGAAGAATATGATGAAGGCAGCCAATAGCGAGACCATCATTCTGATAGATGAGTTTGGTACAGGTACAGAGCCAGGAATCGGTGGTGCTATCGCCGAAGCTGTACTCGACAAGTTCTGCAAGCAGCAAGCTTATGGTGTGATTACCACCCACTATCAGAACCTGAAGCATTTTGCCGACAGCCATGAAGGAGTGGTTAACGGCGCCATGCTCTACGACCGCCATGAGATGAAAGCCCTCTTCCAATTAGCTATCGGCAGACCAGGTTCTTCTTTCGCTATCGAAATTGCAAGAAAGATAGGATTACCCGAAGAAGTAATCAAGGAAGCATCAGATATCGTTGGTTCTGAATACATTCAAAGCGACAAGTATCTTCAGGATATAGTTCGTGACAAGCGATATTGGGAAAACAAACGCCAGAATATCCATCAGCGTGAAAAAGACATGGAGAAAACAATCTCCAAGTACGAAAACGACATAGAGGATATTGAGCGAAGCAGAAAGGCAATTCTCAAAAAGGCAAAAGAAGAAGCCGCAGAACTTCTGAAAGAAAGTAACAAGAGAATCGAAAACGCCATCCGGGAAATCAAAGAAAGCCAGGCTGAAAAAGAAGAAACCCGCCGTATCCGTCAGGAACTTGATACCTTCAAGCAAGAGGTTCAAGAAATTGATACCAAGGAGACCGATGACAAAATTGCCCGCAAGATAGCCCAGATTCAACAACGCAAAGAGCGCCATGCCAAGCGCCAGGCTGAAAAGAAAGAGAATCAGGAGAAGGCTGCAGCTGCACTGAGGAATGCACAGAACAAGACTCAAGTAGATAGTAAACGTGATATTCAGATTGGCGATACGGTGCGCATCAAGGGACTGACTACTGTCGGAAAGATAGAAAACATTACTGGAGATACAGCAACTGCCGTATTTGGAGGAATGAGAACCAAGATGCGCCTGAACCGTCTGGAGCATGCCACAACTCCAGTTGAAAATGCAGACAAGACAGAAGAGCGCAAGGAAAATCTGGCTTCATACGGTATCAGTAAGGAAACCAGAAAGACCATCGACTCACATAAATCCAACTTTCACCAGGATCTGGACGTTCGCGGAATGCGAGGCGATGAAGCACTTAATGCGGTACAATACTTCATCGATGATGCTATCCTGGTAGGAATGCCAAGAGTCAGAATCCTTCACGGAAAGGGAAATGGCATCCTAAGACAGCTCATTCGCCAATATCTGAGTAGTGTGCCTAATGTGACCCATTATGCAGATGAACACGTACAATTTGGCGGATCAGGCATTACGGTAGTTGATTTTTAG
- a CDS encoding DUF4199 domain-containing protein has product MNTENNENQKEKKTSQQMHKVKTIIIDTGKIRQTKAFARQDGAILGAVWIVSFVCTMLAVDPQYQMLGFISNILIIATPFVVAKRLKAFRDYARDGHISFRHAFYYCIQTFFNATLLLTLVQYLWFRFMDTGLFMNQLQTNYQIVAQAYQLTAGESKALLDAVSMMKPIAWASMFMITDLVAGAVLSPIIAAVMAKKNKQQHTK; this is encoded by the coding sequence ATGAATACAGAAAATAACGAGAATCAGAAAGAAAAGAAGACAAGCCAGCAAATGCATAAGGTTAAAACGATTATCATCGACACAGGCAAGATAAGACAAACCAAAGCATTCGCCCGGCAAGATGGTGCCATCCTCGGAGCTGTCTGGATTGTCAGTTTCGTATGTACCATGCTGGCAGTAGACCCGCAATACCAGATGCTGGGATTCATTTCCAACATTCTCATCATAGCAACCCCATTTGTTGTGGCAAAGCGACTGAAGGCATTCCGTGACTATGCAAGAGACGGACATATCTCTTTCCGTCATGCATTCTACTATTGCATCCAGACATTCTTCAATGCAACCCTTCTGCTTACCCTTGTGCAATATCTTTGGTTCCGTTTTATGGATACGGGTCTATTCATGAACCAACTGCAAACCAACTATCAGATTGTAGCACAAGCGTATCAGTTAACTGCAGGGGAATCTAAAGCCCTTCTTGATGCCGTCAGTATGATGAAACCGATAGCCTGGGCTTCGATGTTTATGATTACCGACCTGGTAGCAGGTGCTGTACTCAGCCCGATTATTGCTGCTGTAATGGCAAAGAAGAACAAACAACAGCATACAAAATAA
- a CDS encoding glycosyltransferase family 2 protein, producing the protein MDISVIIPLFNEEESLPELFAWIKRVMASNDFTYEVIFVNDGSTDRSWNVIEELAEKNEQVKGIKFRRNYGKSPALFCGFKEAQGDVVITMDADLQDSPDEIPGLYQMIMKEGYDLVSGYKQNRKEGDPLSKTIPTKLFNATARKVSGIHNLHDFNCGLKAYRLDVVKNIEVYGEMHRYIPYLAKNAGFAKIGEKPVHHQARKFGKSKFMGWNRFVNGYLDLMTLWFLSNFGKKPMHVFGFLGSVVFFIAFLSLIGLGIDKAIDLHNGIYGHLITDSPYFFIALVAMVLGSQLFLAGFLGDLISRQNPNRNDYQIEKEIRCGK; encoded by the coding sequence ATGGATATTTCAGTAATAATTCCTCTTTTCAATGAGGAAGAGTCGTTACCAGAGCTCTTCGCCTGGATAAAGCGAGTAATGGCCTCAAACGATTTTACTTATGAAGTCATCTTTGTGAACGACGGTTCTACCGACCGTTCATGGAACGTCATAGAAGAACTTGCAGAGAAGAACGAGCAAGTAAAGGGTATCAAATTCCGCAGAAACTATGGAAAGAGCCCAGCACTCTTCTGTGGTTTCAAAGAAGCACAGGGCGATGTTGTCATCACCATGGATGCCGATCTACAGGATTCTCCAGACGAGATTCCGGGACTCTACCAGATGATTATGAAAGAGGGATACGACCTCGTGTCAGGTTACAAGCAGAACCGTAAAGAAGGAGATCCTCTGAGCAAGACCATCCCTACCAAACTCTTCAATGCTACTGCACGCAAAGTAAGCGGCATACACAATCTGCACGACTTCAACTGCGGTCTGAAAGCTTATCGCCTCGACGTAGTTAAGAATATCGAGGTATATGGTGAGATGCATCGTTACATCCCATATCTAGCCAAGAATGCAGGTTTTGCCAAGATAGGCGAAAAGCCTGTTCATCATCAGGCAAGAAAGTTCGGCAAATCAAAGTTTATGGGATGGAACCGCTTTGTAAATGGTTATCTTGACTTGATGACACTCTGGTTCCTGAGCAATTTTGGCAAAAAACCAATGCACGTATTCGGCTTCCTGGGTAGCGTCGTATTCTTCATAGCCTTCCTATCGCTCATCGGCTTAGGTATAGACAAGGCCATCGACCTGCACAACGGCATCTACGGACATCTCATTACCGATTCACCTTACTTCTTCATTGCTCTTGTAGCGATGGTTTTGGGTAGCCAGCTGTTCCTTGCCGGATTCCTGGGCGACCTTATCAGCCGCCAGAACCCAAACCGTAACGATTATCAAATAGAAAAAGAAATAAGATGCGGAAAATAA
- a CDS encoding DUF6452 family protein, with translation MRKIIPFVVFMVLAMMGCTSLDCPLNNTVYTKYKLMGDNKTLKDTLTISTKKIAGTDSVLINKDVNVDSFSLPMSYSQDEDVLFFEIHTLSKQVFKDTMTVSKENRSHFESVDCSPSFFHTITDVKTTHNYIDSIVINQKEVNYDASKAHFYIYFGSRN, from the coding sequence ATGCGGAAAATAATACCTTTCGTCGTTTTCATGGTTCTAGCCATGATGGGATGTACATCTCTCGACTGCCCACTCAACAATACCGTATATACCAAATACAAGTTGATGGGCGACAATAAAACGCTAAAAGACACGCTAACGATTTCTACGAAAAAGATAGCAGGAACAGATAGTGTGCTGATCAATAAGGATGTAAACGTAGACAGTTTCAGTCTGCCTATGAGTTACAGCCAGGATGAAGACGTATTGTTTTTCGAGATACATACCCTATCGAAACAAGTATTCAAGGACACCATGACTGTATCAAAGGAAAACCGCTCTCATTTTGAGTCGGTAGACTGCAGTCCATCGTTCTTCCATACGATAACCGATGTTAAGACTACTCACAATTATATTGACTCAATAGTCATCAATCAAAAAGAGGTAAATTATGATGCATCCAAAGCACATTTCTACATATATTTTGGCAGCCGCAACTAG
- a CDS encoding DUF6048 family protein, translating to MLSLFAVLPCQAQSKKKIIEQQPDTIPFFRGMAVGVDLIGPVQLMVSDYGQYEASLRINLKDKYYPVFELGYGKADASDEATQISYKTSAPYFRLGVDWNLLKNKHDDYRLFGGFRYACTYYEYDLSAPPVTDPVWGGETPYGGNGISCNYHWLEGVIGIDAKIWGPVRMGWSFRYKRRLFKNDGELGNTWYVPGYGKQGGSRLGGTFNVTLEI from the coding sequence ATGCTATCCCTATTTGCTGTTCTCCCCTGTCAGGCCCAAAGCAAGAAGAAGATCATAGAGCAGCAGCCTGATACCATACCTTTTTTTAGAGGTATGGCTGTGGGAGTTGACCTGATAGGTCCCGTACAGTTGATGGTTAGCGACTATGGGCAGTACGAAGCATCTCTCCGTATCAATCTGAAAGACAAGTATTATCCTGTTTTCGAATTGGGTTATGGAAAGGCAGATGCCAGCGATGAGGCAACCCAAATCTCCTACAAGACCAGCGCTCCCTATTTCAGATTAGGTGTAGACTGGAATCTTCTGAAGAACAAACACGACGACTACCGTCTGTTTGGCGGTTTCCGTTATGCCTGCACCTATTATGAATATGACCTGAGCGCTCCACCCGTTACAGACCCAGTATGGGGCGGCGAAACGCCCTATGGAGGTAATGGCATTTCCTGCAACTATCATTGGCTGGAAGGTGTAATAGGTATTGATGCCAAAATCTGGGGTCCCGTCCGTATGGGTTGGAGTTTCAGATACAAACGCCGCCTCTTCAAGAACGATGGAGAATTAGGCAACACCTGGTATGTGCCAGGCTACGGTAAGCAGGGAGGTTCACGCCTTGGCGGAACATTCAATGTAACCCTAGAGATTTAA
- a CDS encoding FAD:protein FMN transferase encodes MKKKKLIWQLPFLLILIIGTIIIIRQQHNTPYQKDTGFIFGTIYHITYQSDTNYQQEIETELKKVDQSLSPFNKTSVITQVNQGKDIEVDEMFTEVFRMAESISKETNGAFDITVAPMVNLWGFGFKQGVPPTKVKIDSIKTLVGHEKVALEKGRIIKQNPKIMLDCSAIAKGYGSDIVARFLKKKGISNFMVEIGGEIVVNGVSEKQVPWHIGINKPTDDSTNTSQEIQDVLDITDIAMATSGNYRNFYYKNGKKYAHTIDPKTGYPVQHNILSATVLAKNCATADAYATSFMVMGMEGAKQILKKHPDLCAYLIYADEKGQNKIWYSPSLKNKILNK; translated from the coding sequence ATGAAAAAAAAGAAACTTATCTGGCAACTTCCATTTCTGTTGATACTTATCATTGGTACCATCATTATCATACGTCAGCAGCATAATACGCCCTATCAGAAAGATACCGGCTTTATCTTTGGAACCATCTATCACATTACCTATCAGAGTGATACCAACTACCAGCAAGAGATAGAAACAGAACTCAAGAAGGTAGACCAATCCTTGTCTCCTTTCAATAAGACCTCTGTCATCACACAGGTAAACCAAGGTAAAGATATTGAGGTAGACGAAATGTTTACCGAAGTATTCCGCATGGCAGAAAGCATCTCAAAAGAAACCAATGGAGCCTTTGATATCACGGTTGCCCCAATGGTAAACCTCTGGGGCTTTGGATTCAAGCAGGGGGTACCTCCTACGAAAGTCAAGATAGACAGTATCAAAACGCTGGTTGGTCATGAGAAAGTAGCCTTGGAAAAGGGCCGCATCATCAAGCAAAATCCTAAGATCATGCTTGACTGTTCTGCTATCGCCAAAGGATATGGCAGCGACATTGTTGCCAGATTCCTGAAAAAGAAAGGTATCAGCAACTTTATGGTTGAGATTGGTGGAGAAATTGTAGTAAACGGTGTTAGCGAGAAACAAGTGCCTTGGCATATTGGTATCAACAAGCCAACTGACGATTCTACCAATACGAGTCAGGAAATTCAGGATGTACTTGATATTACCGACATAGCCATGGCTACGAGTGGTAACTACAGAAACTTCTATTATAAAAACGGCAAGAAGTATGCACATACCATAGACCCCAAAACAGGCTATCCTGTACAGCATAACATCTTATCTGCAACAGTTTTAGCCAAGAACTGTGCCACAGCCGATGCCTATGCTACCTCGTTTATGGTAATGGGAATGGAGGGCGCAAAACAGATTCTGAAAAAGCATCCGGACCTCTGTGCATATCTCATCTATGCTGACGAGAAAGGACAAAACAAGATATGGTATTCACCATCTCTCAAAAACAAGATATTAAATAAATAA
- a CDS encoding Crp/Fnr family transcriptional regulator, producing the protein MSTNRLYDSLLSLPLFLGMTRYDFQNVAGKTRFDFQKLEAGETIVEEGTSCTRLYYLISGDIKVITQADDYGYQVEEDISAPESFQLERLFGLTQRFTHTYVTKNNCSIMSVSKQEIMKLSDEYEIFRINLLNLVCTQSQKNNRRLFRVPAKTLSERLIRFFESHSVRPAGKKIFHIKMTRLAEEMNVKRIYVSKALNELQSEGLIQLERGRIYIPALENLIKR; encoded by the coding sequence ATGTCAACCAATAGACTATACGACAGTTTATTATCACTCCCATTATTCTTGGGAATGACTCGCTATGACTTCCAAAATGTAGCTGGTAAAACCCGTTTTGACTTTCAAAAACTGGAAGCGGGTGAAACTATAGTTGAAGAAGGCACCAGTTGTACACGTCTATATTATTTAATCAGTGGAGATATTAAGGTGATAACCCAGGCAGATGACTACGGCTATCAGGTAGAAGAAGACATTTCGGCACCGGAATCATTCCAGTTGGAACGACTTTTCGGTCTTACCCAGCGCTTCACTCACACTTATGTGACAAAGAACAACTGCAGCATCATGTCAGTCAGCAAGCAAGAGATCATGAAGTTATCCGATGAATATGAAATATTCCGCATCAATCTTCTGAACTTGGTCTGCACCCAATCCCAGAAGAACAACCGCAGACTGTTCAGAGTTCCTGCCAAGACACTGAGTGAGCGCCTGATCCGTTTCTTCGAGAGCCACAGCGTCCGCCCGGCAGGCAAGAAAATCTTTCATATCAAGATGACCCGTTTAGCAGAAGAGATGAATGTAAAGCGCATCTATGTATCCAAAGCCCTCAACGAATTACAGTCAGAAGGACTTATCCAGCTAGAACGAGGCAGAATCTATATCCCTGCACTGGAAAATCTCATCAAACGCTAA
- a CDS encoding M3 family metallopeptidase, whose amino-acid sequence MQDNTTQNRTNPFFVPYNTPHDTVPFERIRLEDYEPAFMEGIRRDDEATDKIVNDPAEPTFENTIARVDTDKGEHYYDLLSRVSNVFSCMMSAETCDEMEEIAQKMSPILTKHANDITLNKKLFERIKFVHDHPNRELTPEEKMLLDTSYDGFVRSGALLDEEGKEKLRKLTEEASMLTLQFSQNLLKENKTFTLHITDEAQLDGLPETAKAAAAHTAKEQEKEGWIFTLDYPSYSPFMTYSTQRKLRKQMYMARNTVCTHDNEQNNLEICKRLVNLRRELAQLLGFETYADYVLRHRMASNTEHVYKLLNDLIEAYKPTAEKEVEEVEALAKKLEGKDFEMKPWDFGFYSHKLQMEKYNLDAEMLRPYFQLDKVIDGVFGLANKLYGITFKENKEIPVYHPDVKAYEVFDKDGSYLAVFYADFFPRKGKQGGAWMTEFQGQWIDHKGNNIRPHVSVVMNFTKPTEEKPALLTLGEVETFLHEFGHSLHGMFANTRFESLSGTNVWWDFVELPSQFMENYAIEKDFLRTFAFHYQTGEPLPDELIERIMKSRNFMAAYGCLRQVSFGLLDMAYYTQKKEFTADIMPYEKEAWKKAMILPQLQETCMTVQFSHIMAGGYAAGYYSYKWAEVLDADAFSVFKKNGIFDQKTAQSFRDNVLSKGGTEHPMVLYKRFRGQEPTIDALLEHNEIKVQHKG is encoded by the coding sequence ATGCAAGACAATACAACACAAAATAGAACCAACCCATTCTTCGTGCCTTACAATACACCGCACGATACAGTACCATTCGAACGAATCCGTCTCGAAGATTATGAGCCAGCATTCATGGAGGGAATCCGCCGTGATGACGAGGCTACAGACAAGATTGTAAACGATCCGGCAGAGCCAACCTTTGAGAATACCATTGCAAGAGTTGATACCGATAAGGGCGAACACTATTACGACCTCTTGAGCCGTGTATCTAACGTTTTCTCTTGCATGATGAGTGCTGAAACCTGCGATGAGATGGAAGAGATTGCGCAGAAGATGAGTCCGATTCTCACCAAGCACGCAAATGACATCACGCTGAACAAGAAACTCTTCGAGCGCATCAAGTTCGTTCACGATCATCCAAACAGAGAACTGACTCCTGAAGAGAAGATGCTTCTGGACACCAGCTATGACGGATTCGTACGCAGCGGTGCACTTTTAGATGAAGAAGGTAAAGAGAAACTTCGCAAACTTACAGAAGAAGCCAGTATGCTCACTCTGCAGTTCTCACAGAATCTCTTAAAAGAAAACAAAACTTTTACACTCCATATCACAGACGAAGCACAGCTCGACGGACTTCCTGAAACAGCAAAAGCAGCTGCTGCGCATACCGCCAAAGAGCAGGAAAAAGAAGGCTGGATCTTTACACTCGATTATCCAAGTTATTCTCCATTTATGACCTACTCTACCCAGCGTAAGCTCCGCAAACAGATGTATATGGCACGCAATACGGTATGTACCCATGATAACGAGCAGAACAACCTGGAAATCTGCAAACGACTGGTAAACCTGCGCAGAGAGCTCGCCCAGTTGCTCGGTTTCGAAACCTATGCCGACTATGTTCTTCGCCATCGTATGGCAAGCAATACAGAACATGTATATAAACTTCTCAATGACCTGATAGAGGCTTATAAGCCAACGGCAGAAAAGGAAGTGGAAGAAGTGGAAGCCCTTGCCAAGAAGCTGGAGGGTAAAGATTTCGAAATGAAACCATGGGATTTCGGCTTCTATTCTCATAAACTCCAGATGGAGAAATATAATCTCGATGCAGAAATGCTTCGCCCTTATTTCCAGCTGGACAAAGTGATAGACGGTGTGTTTGGCCTCGCCAACAAACTGTATGGCATCACCTTTAAGGAGAACAAAGAGATACCGGTATACCACCCAGACGTCAAGGCATACGAGGTATTTGATAAAGACGGAAGCTATCTGGCTGTATTCTATGCCGACTTCTTCCCTCGCAAGGGCAAGCAAGGAGGTGCCTGGATGACAGAATTCCAGGGACAGTGGATAGACCATAAGGGGAACAACATACGTCCTCACGTAAGTGTGGTAATGAACTTTACCAAGCCAACAGAAGAAAAGCCTGCTCTCTTGACATTAGGAGAAGTAGAAACCTTCCTCCATGAGTTTGGTCACAGTCTTCACGGCATGTTTGCCAATACCCGCTTCGAGAGTCTTTCAGGAACCAACGTTTGGTGGGACTTCGTAGAATTGCCATCACAATTTATGGAGAATTATGCAATAGAGAAAGATTTTCTCCGTACATTTGCCTTCCACTATCAGACAGGTGAACCATTGCCAGATGAACTCATAGAGCGCATCATGAAGAGTCGCAACTTCATGGCAGCCTACGGTTGCCTGCGCCAGGTAAGTTTCGGATTGCTTGACATGGCATACTACACCCAAAAGAAAGAATTTACTGCCGACATCATGCCTTATGAAAAGGAAGCCTGGAAAAAGGCGATGATATTGCCACAGTTGCAGGAAACCTGTATGACCGTACAGTTCTCCCACATCATGGCAGGAGGTTATGCCGCAGGATATTATAGCTACAAATGGGCAGAAGTATTGGATGCTGATGCTTTCAGTGTATTCAAGAAGAATGGAATCTTCGACCAGAAGACTGCTCAAAGTTTCCGTGACAACGTACTCTCTAAGGGTGGAACAGAGCATCCTATGGTTCTCTACAAACGGTTCCGTGGACAAGAGCCAACCATCGATGCACTGCTGGAACACAACGAAATCAAGGTACAACATAAAGGATAA
- a CDS encoding dCMP deaminase family protein, producing MANELSKQTKLDLRYLRMARIWAENSYCKRRQVGALVVKDKMIISDGYNGTPSGFENVCEDNNVTKPYVLHAEANAITKLARSSNNSEGSTLYVTASPCIECAKLIIQSGIKRVVYAEKYRLDDGIKLMQRAGIKVEYLNPDEKTSSVED from the coding sequence ATGGCAAACGAACTTTCCAAACAAACCAAGCTCGACCTTCGCTATTTGCGAATGGCACGTATATGGGCTGAAAACAGCTATTGCAAACGCCGACAGGTAGGTGCACTGGTTGTAAAAGATAAAATGATTATCAGTGATGGCTACAACGGTACACCGAGCGGATTTGAAAATGTCTGTGAGGACAACAACGTAACCAAGCCATACGTTCTCCATGCGGAGGCTAATGCTATTACGAAATTGGCTCGCAGCAGCAACAACAGTGAGGGAAGTACGCTTTACGTCACCGCCTCTCCATGTATAGAATGTGCCAAACTGATCATACAGTCGGGCATCAAACGTGTTGTATATGCAGAGAAATACCGTCTGGACGATGGTATCAAACTAATGCAACGAGCAGGAATCAAGGTAGAATACCTCAATCCTGATGAAAAGACATCTTCTGTAGAAGATTAG